Within Catharus ustulatus isolate bCatUst1 chromosome 5, bCatUst1.pri.v2, whole genome shotgun sequence, the genomic segment ATGGATTGCCATTACGGAACCCATTCCAAGGAACATGCCCTAGCTGCTGTAGGTGGGTGTGTGGCACTTAAGAGCTGGGAGCCTTTGAAAAAGGGGCTGAGGATTTAATTCTCTCCTCCTTCTAACTGTCGGTGTGGTAACAGGAGAATTAAAACCCTAAATCTTAGCCCTGGGATCTCGGTTGTTGAGGCTGACCTTTTGCTACCTGCCTCCAAAGAGCTCTTCTTGGGTGATCCCGGTGAAACAGAGAGTGATGAATTCAAACCAGGAGGGAATCGTGGCACcccagcctccccagggctTTGTAAGTGAGAAGGGTCAGAGAGGAGATGCAGGCAGGAGAGCTTCAGCTGGCCATGGTGAactgccctggtgctgcacagTGCTCTGTCTTCTGCTGCCTACAGCAGAATTTATGTAGAccataaaaaaaagaacaatttaaaaaagGGAAGCTGGATCCTGGGTTTGTGTAGGCCTGTCACTTCACTTTGCTCATGGGTAGGGTTTACTCCTGTCAGAGACAGCTTCCTGGAGTATTTACAACTTTAAATTCCTGAGACTGCGTTTTCTCAAGTGGATCAATGTTTTGAGAACACAGATCCAGGAAAGAGTTTCTTATATTTTTAGATGTTGATAATGGTCTTTCTGTTGCTCCCTCAGGGGGTTCTGTCACTGATTTTGCTATATCTAAGTATTCAAATATCTTCTTTTAATGTGCCACAATAATTGAAGAGTGGTCCAGAACAAACCAGGGCCACCAAATGATTGTGGCACCTCTGTATCTTTGGTACTGATCAAAAGCAGGGACCCTGCATGTGACCATGGTCCTCCAAATCCCTGCTGCCCTGTTGGATACGAGGAACCCCCCTTCAAACTTCTTCCTGGGCACTTTGAGAGTTCTCCTTCTGTTCTCATCCCAAAATGCTGTTGTTCTTTTTCCCTGAGGAAATCAGGAGTTATTCCCACTCGAGGACTTCCTCGGTTGGTGAAGCAAGGTAAGGCTGGTTGTAAAAACTGCCCCACTCTGTGGAGTTTTGTAGGACCTAATGCTGCAGCCTTTGAATTCCCAACTCTGCAGGATGAATAACTTGAGATAATTAACAGGTTCGGGGTGGGGGAGAATTGTCATCTGCTCTGAGCCAAGAGGGAAGagtccaggagctgctggctcctcaATTCCCGGTGTGACCGTGCCGTGTGTCAGTCTGTACCTCCAGACACGCTTTCTCCTGCCCATCACCGAGGTGGTGGGAGGCTTAACTCCCTGCTGTTTGTGGAGTGGGCTCTGATTGCCAGCTGAAAGGCAGGGATTGATAGAGAAGTCCCTCACGGTGACAGCAGCTTTGGTCTCTGGAAGAGACGGGCTTTGCTAGCAGCGCGTGGGGAAAGGCTCCAGCCCAATCCATTGGCGCTGTGGCTCCGTGTTTAATCTGACGGGGGAAAGAAAACCGGGCAATTTGTTAGGGTTCAGTGGAGTGCTAACTAGGAGCAGCTCTTGGGAGAGGACTGAAGCACCTGGAAGTGCCTCCGACGCTCCTGCCTTGTGCACGGAATTAGAAATCCTTTGCCGTCCGCTCTTAGTTTGGTGGCCTTTTAAAAAGATTTCAAACCTCGGCTGCAGGTTTCACAAATGAAACCAGGACTGAACCAGTCTGAGACAAGTGGATATCAGCAAACACAGAAGTCCAGAGCATCCACAAAACTGTGAGGACACTGAAAAATTAAGTCTTTCTTTCCCCTGCTTTTAATCATGCTGTTTGTAGAGGCGTTTTTCCAAAGGGGATCCTCCTGAGCCCGCAGGCTTATGGAGGAGGGCTCGCCTCTGGGATCTTGGCTTTATAAAGAGGGCTGAGAGAGTGGATTAAatcaatatttcatttatttgggCTTGTAATTCCTCTTACATCAGCTGCCACATGAAGATTTTCCCCtatttccttcccctcctcctcatcctcatttaCTATGCACCAATAATTTCCCTTTGACGCTTTCCTGCCCGTCCTAGTGCCAGATGGCCCCGGTTCTGAGCTTCTCCCCTCTCTTGGGAGCGGCCCCCATTGTCAATGCAAAGGAGGCGTCGTGGCTTTGAACCCAAAGCTGGGACCCAAACTTCAGCCTGGGCGCGAGGAGGAGCCGAGCCCGCTAATGCAGGGAGCCATGCGAACCGCACACCCTCCCACTCAGCACCATTAAGGCCAGACCCCTTCTCTAAAGGCTGCTTTGCATTTCCCCCAATGGTCCGTGTATAGAAATCCGCTGCAAATTTAATTCTCCCACCACCTGATTCCACTTCCCAGCCGCGAGGTTCCCTTTGTGTCATAAACTCAATTAGGCAGATCCATTTCACGTCGTGGGCACAGATGTGAAAACAAAGTGCGCCCGCACCTcgctccttctctctctctctctctctctggatGTGCCTGAAGCAATAGAGAAAGTGAGTAAATCTGTGTAGGCTGCCAGTTCCTGCTTGTGATGGAGCAGGCTGAGACATCCTGGGAGCCAGAGGGTTTTCCCTGGCGCTGGGCCGGGTGACAGGGAGCCGCGCCCTGGCTCCTGTTGGAGTGGAGCTTTGGGAAGGGTCCCTGTGCCCGCCTGGGTGCGTGCCCGGCGCACCGGTGCGCTCGCTGGAGGTGCTGAGGAATTTTCCAGCCACACGAGTTGGCAGGGGATGAAAGTAGCGGGTGTTGATTTCTCGGTGTCCCGCTCGGAACGGGGGGGACGTGGCTGCAAAGGCTGACACGGAACCGTGTGTGCCACACAGCATGCGgccctccctccccccaaaaaaaatagCCCAGTTTCTCCCCCTGGCTTGACTTTTCTACATTTTGTGTCCATTTGGGTTTGGAGAGGGACACGAGAGGTTTCGGCATTGAGCGGGGAGTTAAATTATGCAGCTGCAAGACTGCCAAGCCCTTCAGAATAGGATGCTTCGTTTAGATTTTCCACAATGCTATTGAAGTGCTTATTTTCCTCCTGAAGAGACACAAACAGATGCAAACTTCTGTAAACACTTTAGAAATGAATTCAGTGAGTTTGGCCTCTCAGCAGTGCTCAATAGCTGACAGAAAAATGTCTAATTAGTGCAAGTGGAAATAATAGGGCCACTTGGATTCCTTCCATCCTCCTCCAAGTCTACTTTTCCTAGGAACTCAAAGGCCCTTTTGTTTGGTAGGTCACCCTCTCTCAGGCTTTTGTGCTCCGATCTATTAAAGgaagaaggggaggaaaaaaaaatagattaggCGATGCTCTGTGCTTAAATATATGGCCTGTTGATGAGCATTTGGAATGGCTGGTTCCAGTGTCAGTTTACAGGTGCTTGGAGAGGGGGATTCCTCCATTGTTGGCCGGCACAAGCGGAGTTGTGCCTGCCGGAGCTTCAGGAATCCTTTTCAAGTGCCATCCTCTCAGAAAATCCAACTCGGGCtgaggaaagggggaaaaaaaagaaaaagaaaaaaaaagaaaatcaaagatTTCTTGGCAGTCTCTGGAAAAGCAATCTCCTGGGTGTGTCCGTGTGTGGAGCACCTCTTCACTCCACCAGGCAGGAATACCAGGCCCTGGCAGCATGGGATGTGATGGGCTTTTGGCAAATGTCCCCAGGTCCATGTGCATTCTGCACCTGTGATGAGGTTCTGTGTCTCCTGTGATGGCAACAGCAAGGATCTCAGGAATTCTGACAATTCCCCATGTGGGTGCgatggctgagctgctgtgggactCCAGGAGAGTTCATAGACACTTATCAGTCATTAAGGATGGCCTGCAGGGGGAAAACATTGGGTTCCTGGCCTGTTTGTGGTGTACAGAGGAGTGGATGGCCTGAGCTCCAGATGGGACAATGGCTACAGTGACCATTTCCAGCCTTCCCAGGCTCACCTCCACTTTTCAACTAATTCCTGCTGGGCATTACTTAAATTCATTAGCAGACCACCAAATTCTGCAGTTCCAAATatcagaccaaaaaaaaaaatcaagaattaTATTTACAACTCAGACAAAACAAACATCTGgcctaaaaatgaaaactgggTGAGGAatagtgctgctgcaggtgaacATTCTCCAGCTCTCCAAGCCGCTGGAGATGAGTTtccctgttgttttttttcaggcttttctgAAGGCCTCCATCCTGGCCAGGGACTGCGGCACGGCCACGGCCGTGGTGTTCCTGATCGACCGCTTCCTGTACTGGCTGGacgcctccagccggctgctgCGCATCGCCAAGGGGCTGCACCGCCTGCATCCCGGCGCTGCCATCAGCCCGCAGCTGCTCATCCGCCAGGCGCGCCTGGCCCTCAACACAGGTACCGGCCcggcacagctctgtgcttggaCAGCTCACTGGAGTcactgggagacactgggagtcactgggagacactgggactcactgggagacactgggagtggctgggagtgactgggagacactgggagtcactgggagacactgggactcactgggagatactgggagacactgggagtcactgggagtcactgggagacactgggagTGGCTGGGAGACACTGGGAGTCACTGAGAGATACTGGGAGTGGCTGGGAGacactgggagtcactgggagtcactgggagtcactgggagacATTGGGAGACACTGGGACTCACTGGGACTCACTGGGACTcactgggagacactgggaCTCACCGGGAGTcactgggagacactgggagtggctgggagacactgggagtcactgagagatactgggagtgactgggagacactgggagtcactgggagacactgggagtcactgggagtcactgggagttactgggagtcactgggagacactgggagatactgggacacactgggagtcactgggagacactgggacacactgggacacactgggagtcactgggacacactgggacactgggagacactgggactcactgggacacactgggacacactgggacacactgggacacactgggacactgggctCACCGTTCCGCCTTTCCCGACGCGCTTCCCTCTGGCAGCCCCCCGGAGCCCTCCCGGCTCCTCTCACTAGCACAAAGGGGCCGGTATAAAGGGTTTCGTGCcaaaagcaggagggaaaaattGTGAAAGGGTGTGGAAAATACTAATTGGAGCTTTTGTTCCTTAACAAATCTTCCCTGCTGGTTTCAAACAGGGATATCTGAATTGCTGTACTCCTGAGCAAGGGccttgaaaaaggaaattagaaTCCTGGCATTTTCTCtacactgtcccagctgctttttatttttcagtgggGCCACTTGACTATCCAAACAATGCAGATTACAACtcctctaggaaaaaaaaaaataaaattccatcgTTCCTGTAACATGGGCAACACCTGAAGGATATTTAACTCATCTTCCATGGTGGGAAATCAAACCACTCCCCAGTCAGACCTAGATGGGTTTCTAAATCCCATGTTTCCTTGGGACAGAATCCAGAAGCATTGCTGCTGAAGAAAGCAGGCTAGACTACTTTCTTCTGGGAGGGAAATAAGAACTGAGAATCCCAACAATCTTCCAGGGATGTGTaatgtgtaaaataaaaaagatacaTTCAGGCAGGTGCATTTGTGGCTGTGGACAGCAGCAGTTCCATGTGCAGCTGATACCTGATGAGTATTTTTATTCATGTTATGCcacaatacatttttatattcattttctatcttttcttctttcctttaattttcAATTAGGTAAACTTTTAAAAGCTGAATATATCCTAAGCAGCCTGATTAATGACAACGGAGCAACCGGTATGTATGTGTACATTTCTTCTCCAATTTCATACCTGCTGTTTTGGTGCAATTTTTGATCCAAATTTTAACTCTTACACCAGCCTCAAATAAGCCAAACCAACCCCAGTAATGACTCCTTACAtcacatttctctttccttgcATACCTTCACTTGGGtgggaaaatattccaaatgGAGAAGTTTAATCTGTGGAGCAATTTCAAGCAACTGAGTGATGTAGAAAACTAAGGCAACTCTATCCTTTCAAAAGTCCAGGCTGTTGGAGTAATGTTCATCCTCCACATTCCCACTGATGTTACAGACTTACCCTTGGAGGCTCAGAATGACAGGgatgcttttcattttcccacTCCTCCTGCAGGAACCTGGCGATACGCTGAGGAGAGCGATCGGATCCTTGTTCAGGCAGTCTGCTTACAAATCAGGGGACAGATTCTGCAAAAGCTTGGTGAGGCTCTCTTCTGAAAGCTTCCACTCAAGATTTCcccctgggtttttttccccctttaaaaTGTCACACTGGGCACATGTCAGAATTTCTTGTGGTGAACACCCTGCCCTGTAAAACAGACACAGAGGAGGGGTTGCACACCATCTCTGAGCCGTGTGCCAAGCAAACATATTGCAGGAGTTGTCATTTTATTACTAATCTCACCTGAAGCCAAGGAACAATCTGAAATGTTCCCTTTGCTCCATGTTTGCTAATGCTTGTCCCAAATTCTCTATTCCCAAAGGCAGGCAGTAGTTGATCACAGAGACAACCCAGCAATGTTCTCTCTCAGGACAGGAAAATCTCTGATTTTCAGCAGGGTGGACTTTCAGATTCAGGGTTTGGCACTTGAGGCAACAGCCTTCATTTTGTGCTTTGGGTTTGAGACACCAAATCTTCCATGACTGTGGAGCTGAAGTCTTTTATGAGGACAAAATGGGTGTTTATACACAGCCAGAAGCTAAATGAAACTCATAAATGGTCTGAGTCACTGAAGCAAAACATGCCATGGCATGGTTTTATCCAGTTCTGAGGACCAGAGGTGTACAATAAGCTATGGAGAGCCATCCTTGGCAGTCACCTGCTCAGTGCCTGtttcctgctttatttcagGGATGTGGTATGAGGCAGCAGAGTTGATCTGGGCTTCAATCGTGGGATACTTCAAACTTCCTCAGCCAGATAAAAAGGTAGCATTTCCTTTGCACTCTGCATCTCCCTGCCAGTCCAATGATCACTCCAGCCTGTCTCTTgtttcctccagcagcagtttCCATTACACACCTCAGGCAGGGTTAACAGGCAGCACAAAGTCTGTATTCCGCGTTGTTTCCGCGTGCCTGCACGGCCTTGCCCACacttcttttcctgcaggggGATGAAAGCAATACTTCTCATTAAGCAGAACCACCTGAAGTGAACCATCCCCGAGGATGCCTCTGGTGCCTCCAACAAGGACAGACTAATTCCAGAGTGCAGCCACAGACTTTAGCTGTTTCTTAGGATAAGAACTAATTCTTTTCCCCCAAGCGCGTCTGTTTGcggagctgctctgtgctgtctgtGGTGGGTGATGGAttcccctggccctgcaggaccTGAACACCTCACACAGCCACTGTGCCTGTCCCTAACACCTCTGTGAGGCTGGGCAGCACGAATCTTCCCACTGGAGATGAAGCAGCAGTCACACCATGTGTCCATAGCTAAACAGGAATGTGAGCCTGGGCCTGGCAAGTCCTCGGGTGATGCTTGGAGAGGGTTTGTAATTGGACCCCAGCATCAGATATCCCACAAACCCAGACCTTGTCACCTCTTGTCTGCCACGTCTTAAAGCTTGACCTCAAGCTCAGAACATTTCTGTGCTCCCCATTTCAGTGGCAGCGGGGAATTCTGCAGAGAATTTTGTGAAAGCATACCtgattttcttaattatttggCCAGGCAGGCCCTTAGGTGGCATCAGGTCTTCCAGATTACACTTcctgcaaatgaaaataataaaaccataCCAAGATGACATCTCTGCATTTCTTAGCCATGCTTCTCTTTGGATctggtttgtgtgtttgtttgcttgtttttccagCATGTTCTACACAGAAGAGCAGTAAAActcaaaatacagcaaaaaaacccgctgtgaaaatgttttatttctctttcagggAATTGCCACTTCCTTGGGCATTCTGGCAGACATCTTTGCTTCCATGAATGAGCAGGATTATACACGCTTTAAAACCAATGCTGACATCGACCTGGTGAGACTCGGTTTGGGGTTTGTGCGTGGGGGTTCAAGAACAGCTGATCTCAAATTCACCCACACATTTCCTCTCCTGTGCTGAGAGGGCTGAAGAAACTTCcatttttcccagtgaaaatcTTCAGTAGCACCTAGTTGGGAGAATGCCTGGCTTCAGGAAAAAGAACATATTAGGAATATTTTATAGAGTGtatatatttagaatatttataGAGTCAAAAGTGATGTATCCATGGTAAACCTTAGCAAAAAGGGTCCTGCAGAAACAGACCAGGCTGTCATTTAAGATATGATTTTCCCTGCCTACCAGGCCCCatatatttggaaataaagTCCTTGAGttgagtttttttcctcatgtttgcttttttttttttttttttaaattatttttttatttttattttatttcatcagaGCCTCCTGCAGGAGTTCAGCCACCGCTTGCTGTCAGCAGCTGAGGCCTGCAAGCTGGCAGCTGCCTACAGCCAGTACACCCCCCTGTTTGTCCTCACAGCCGTGGTGAGTGTCACTCCTCCCTCTGGAAGAGTCCAGGCTGCTAAATTTGTCTCTGACATGGCTTTCAAGCAGTGCACCACACTGCCTGTATGTGTGTGCATCACACAGGGCATCGTGCCTGTGTTGAGGGTTTGGTTGGTTATATTTGGGGTGTATGTTGCTCCAAACTGCAATCAGGAAAGCTATCCACGGAGTGAGGATGGGATTTCAAGCCCCAGGAGTGCTGCTTCTCCTAGAGCTACAGCTAAGGAAGTTTATTTCCTCCAGGAAACATAGCAGCAGGCAGCTAGACTGAGCTTTGCTTCAAATTGTGTAAGGGAAAGAAACGTGTTCTTAATCCCTTCATTCCTCTTTGATCCCCTCCCAGAACATCCGTGGGATGTGTCTGCTGTCCTACAGTCACTCCAAGGACTGTCCCCCAGAGAAGAGAGAGTTCTACCTGTCTGAAGCCAAAGAATCCTTTGAGATTGGGCTCCTCACCAAGGAGGAGCAGGGTGCCATCACCAgcaagcaggagctgcacagttTCATCAAAGCTGCCTTCTGCCTCGCCTCCGTGCACCGATGGCTCCACGGGGAgagccaggagctccaggaggtcactcagctgtgcagggaagcCCTGGGAAAGCTGTACTCCTACAGCACCTTGTTTCCAGAGGAGGCAGATAAAGGGGTGCTTGCCAGAGAGATCATGTCTCTGATCGCGTCCGTGAAGAAGCGCCTGGGAGTCGGAAGCTTCCCAAATTCCGATGCCAGGTCTTATGTCCCAGACAGTTATAAAGGCTCGGTACAAAAACCTATCCTTCGAGGGGAAACCAGCTTTGAGAAGATCCTTGCCAAGCATTCCCAGCACCACCTGTCAGTGTGCCAAGTGTTTGAAAAAACTTGCAGGCTTCAGAAAACCACACCGGGAGAAATCCAGGTGGGAGCTTGTATCACAACCTTAAGAACAGAGACCAAAACCATGGACACTGTGTGTACTACTGAAGACAGAGTTCACCAGAAGAGAGGTGCTGTGAAAATCCTGAAGTCACCAACAGCAGGAAGCAGCTCAGAGGGACTCAGTGGCCGGAGAAATCAAGACATTGGCTCTGGCATGATGAAAATTTCCTTCGAAGAGGAGATTGAGcctttagaaattaaaataaacagcaaaaattatgttttcagcAGAGGGCAAAACAGGAGCCAAAGCACTGCGTCCCAGAACTCTGGGTGCAAGCTGTCTAAATCCAGTTACTCTTCCAGCTGGGAGGAGCTAAGCTGtaacagcagcagagaatctcTCGGGGAAGGGCAGCAAGGGGAGAAGGGCGCGGTGGAGGAGCGGTGCTGCACCACAGAATCCGATGGGAACGGTCAGGACGGGCCCTTGTGCTCATTACCTCCCAGAGCCTGCCATCCTGCTCCTCAGGAGCCCCTCCATGGCTCTGGGGGATCTCCTCAGCATTCCTTGGAGGGCTGTGCACCTCCAGCAGGGAGGATGGTGAAGAAGGAGTCTGTCTGCAgagaagagctgcaggagggaagaCACCGTGGAAGGAGCTCCtcagaagagaaagcagagagcTCTAACAATGagtttccttccctctccaccTCTTACCCTGTTCTtacagggcaggaggaggagaagtgCTTTTCCTGTAcggagctgagctgcaggaccaaggacagcagcaggaaggaaggcaTTGGCAACTTTGAGTGGGTCCACTCAGGAGAATTTGCAGATAGCACTGAGGATCCCTCTTTTGAGGCACTGCCCTCCCAAAACAGGAGCACTTGTGTTCCATCAACAAACATCAGGCTGAAAACGGGCAGTGACTCCTCTGTGTGTGACTGGGTGAGCAAATCTGCCGTGCTGGGGGGCAGATCTCTCCAAGTGCCTCAGGTTGACACCCAGGCAGAAACAATAGATGACACTGACTTTGAGCTCATCAGTGTGGGAGACCTGGCAAACAATTATCCTGCAGCACCGGCTCCAAAGCAGGAAGCAGCTCCCAGTGTGCCAACAGCTTTGCCCTCCCAGGGAAAGATATCCACAACCAAGCACTTTGACTGTGCCACTACGGAAGAAGACGAAGAGAAGTCTCAGGATGTGATCAGCAGCAAGAGACAATCCAGTTCCTCTCTGAGCTCATGGATCAAACCAGTACAGATGCCCACGAGCTCCCCTGAAGGCTCAGTCCCAAGGGGGGCTGGTTTTGCCTTCATTCCTGGGAGAACGAAGGAAGAGATCCTGGATGCTCGGTTTCTGAGGGATGATGATTACAAGCAGCTTCTGGCAGGGGTGGAGCATAATTGGCTTGTCCAGAGACTGATGCCCACTGGGATTTTTAGGACCAAAGAGCTGCACAAAGCATACTGTAAGTTCCTCCACAGCAACATGTGCCTCCACAGAGCACAAGCTTGACTCAGGCTTTTTAACACAGTATTTTAGTCAGCATTTATTatgatttaaatttttcattgttttctggtCTATTACTTGAGTATAGATTACACATGCCATCCCTAAAAATTGTTTAAGATAATGATCATTAAGTTAATCATAAATCACAGCCAGTCCTCAGCACGGGCTCAGAACAGTCCTGTGGATTTCTCCATTTTACCTGtgtgttttctattttgtaGCTGCTCTTCTTCTGAAATATTCCAAGAAATCCGGGCTGTGGACAGGCCAGGAGACAGCCGTGTTCATCGGG encodes:
- the ALPK1 gene encoding alpha-protein kinase 1, encoding MNKQSAVAALLRDCERALGALPAAQPGTGEAEQREYRRCQALLPEELRSLLEEAKEMKWPFVPERWQYKQDLGPEDKTNLQDMISARLPDLLAFLKASILARDCGTATAVVFLIDRFLYWLDASSRLLRIAKGLHRLHPGAAISPQLLIRQARLALNTGKLLKAEYILSSLINDNGATGTWRYAEESDRILVQAVCLQIRGQILQKLGMWYEAAELIWASIVGYFKLPQPDKKGIATSLGILADIFASMNEQDYTRFKTNADIDLSLLQEFSHRLLSAAEACKLAAAYSQYTPLFVLTAVNIRGMCLLSYSHSKDCPPEKREFYLSEAKESFEIGLLTKEEQGAITSKQELHSFIKAAFCLASVHRWLHGESQELQEVTQLCREALGKLYSYSTLFPEEADKGVLAREIMSLIASVKKRLGVGSFPNSDARSYVPDSYKGSVQKPILRGETSFEKILAKHSQHHLSVCQVFEKTCRLQKTTPGEIQVGACITTLRTETKTMDTVCTTEDRVHQKRGAVKILKSPTAGSSSEGLSGRRNQDIGSGMMKISFEEEIEPLEIKINSKNYVFSRGQNRSQSTASQNSGCKLSKSSYSSSWEELSCNSSRESLGEGQQGEKGAVEERCCTTESDGNGQDGPLCSLPPRACHPAPQEPLHGSGGSPQHSLEGCAPPAGRMVKKESVCREELQEGRHRGRSSSEEKAESSNNEFPSLSTSYPVLTGQEEEKCFSCTELSCRTKDSSRKEGIGNFEWVHSGEFADSTEDPSFEALPSQNRSTCVPSTNIRLKTGSDSSVCDWVSKSAVLGGRSLQVPQVDTQAETIDDTDFELISVGDLANNYPAAPAPKQEAAPSVPTALPSQGKISTTKHFDCATTEEDEEKSQDVISSKRQSSSSLSSWIKPVQMPTSSPEGSVPRGAGFAFIPGRTKEEILDARFLRDDDYKQLLAGVEHNWLVQRLMPTGIFRTKELHKAYSALLLKYSKKSGLWTGQETAVFIGDYLDVAKEGKQRRAFWIHFLHQEESLGRYVGKEYKEEKGLLHHFSDVERQMTAQHYVTEFNKRLYEQKVPTQIFYIPSAVLLILEGRTIKGCVSVEPYILGEFVKLSNNTKVVKNEYKATEYGLAYGHFCYEFSKGTDVVVDLQGWVTGNGKGLIYLTDPQIHSLSSKDISRSNFGKKGIYYFFNDQHVECNEICSCLSLRRPSVELLA